In Sphingobacteriaceae bacterium, one genomic interval encodes:
- a CDS encoding Eco57I restriction-modification methylase domain-containing protein produces MVNNKSIHPIANELPSHFADRLGIYYASLVNQEHKKEKGQFFTPREIASLMGSFANSSDKSLRILDPGCGTAILTCALIEHLVSNKNLKSIELLVYETDNDLIPLSKKSLEYLKEWLQTQKIDFNCSINTKDFVLENASCLSENVNLFSEKVEPFDIIISNPPYFKLPIDDKRSIVAKTVVNGHPNIYAIFMAVSAKLLKENGEIIFITPRSYASGSYFKLFREYFFKIIEIDNVHLFVSRKDTFNRDKVLQETVIIKGKRKEKNNPNHNAVVSTSQGLKDILTPETKTFKQKVLIDLSSNEKILYLPTNDFEESILNIFKNWNGNLNKYNIQISTGPVVGFRSKEYIQDNYQNGTVFLAPLFWLHNVKQMILEWPLPKPEKGQYVRIENESKSILIPNKNYILLRRFSSKDDKSRLIAAPYFCNFIKSEYIGVENKVNYIYRPKGHLDRNEIVGLCALLNSTLFDSFFRIFNGNVNVSATELREIPLPELETIKEIGNNIILSNDFSVENTNKIVIEQFELSTSLYE; encoded by the coding sequence ATGGTAAATAATAAATCCATACACCCTATAGCTAACGAGCTTCCTAGTCACTTTGCTGACAGGTTAGGGATTTATTATGCTTCATTAGTTAATCAGGAACATAAAAAAGAGAAAGGACAGTTTTTTACACCGAGAGAAATTGCTTCGCTGATGGGATCCTTTGCAAACTCCTCGGACAAATCTTTGAGAATTCTTGACCCTGGATGTGGAACAGCAATTTTAACTTGCGCCTTAATAGAACACCTTGTATCTAATAAGAATTTGAAATCAATAGAATTATTGGTTTATGAAACGGACAATGATTTAATTCCACTATCTAAAAAATCACTAGAATATTTAAAAGAGTGGTTGCAAACCCAAAAGATTGATTTTAATTGTTCAATAAATACTAAGGACTTTGTTTTGGAAAATGCAAGCTGCCTTTCAGAAAATGTAAATCTATTTTCAGAAAAAGTAGAACCATTTGACATAATTATTTCTAACCCACCATATTTTAAACTACCAATAGACGACAAGCGTTCAATTGTAGCTAAAACTGTTGTTAATGGACATCCTAACATTTATGCCATTTTTATGGCTGTTTCTGCAAAGCTTTTAAAAGAAAACGGAGAAATAATTTTTATAACCCCCCGAAGCTACGCTTCGGGAAGTTATTTTAAATTGTTCCGTGAATATTTTTTTAAAATTATTGAGATTGACAATGTACATTTATTTGTTTCCCGTAAAGACACCTTTAACAGAGACAAAGTATTACAAGAGACTGTAATTATTAAAGGGAAGCGAAAAGAAAAGAACAATCCTAATCATAATGCTGTTGTTTCTACATCACAAGGACTAAAAGACATCCTTACACCCGAAACAAAAACATTCAAGCAAAAAGTATTGATTGATTTAAGTTCAAATGAAAAAATTCTTTATTTGCCGACTAATGATTTTGAAGAATCCATTTTAAACATTTTTAAAAACTGGAACGGCAATTTAAATAAATATAATATTCAAATATCCACGGGACCAGTTGTAGGCTTTAGAAGCAAAGAATATATTCAAGACAATTATCAAAATGGAACAGTATTCCTTGCACCTTTATTTTGGTTGCATAATGTAAAGCAAATGATTTTGGAATGGCCTCTTCCAAAGCCTGAAAAGGGACAATATGTAAGAATTGAAAACGAATCAAAATCAATTTTAATTCCAAACAAAAATTATATTTTACTTAGACGTTTCAGCAGTAAAGATGACAAAAGCCGTTTAATTGCGGCTCCGTATTTCTGCAATTTCATTAAATCAGAATATATTGGTGTTGAGAATAAGGTAAATTATATTTATCGCCCAAAAGGTCATTTGGATCGAAATGAAATTGTTGGATTATGTGCATTGTTAAATAGTACACTCTTCGATTCGTTTTTCAGAATTTTTAACGGGAATGTAAATGTAAGTGCAACCGAGCTTAGAGAAATTCCTTTGCCCGAACTTGAAACAATAAAAGAAATCGGAAATAACATTATTCTTTCAAATGATTTTTCAGTTGAAAACACAAACAAAATAGTAATTGAACAATTTGAACTCTCAACAAGCCTATATGAGTAA
- a CDS encoding IS630 family transposase — protein sequence MKQFRIGRSSYYEWEKELKEHPDGSTLSGNRKRKFEKDEYKEAIFSILHSPPKDYGFNRTTWRIPDIHAAMRSKNLSIGKNYIIRIIKNQGFRFRTAKKVLTSTDPEYKEKLKQITAILSTLGPNEKFFSIDEYGPFAIKMQGGKSRVLPGQGKIIQQFQKSKGWLIMTGALELSTNQMTHFYSTKKDTDEMIRLLDILVSKYSDQDCIYFSWDAASWHASKKLYEKVEENNKRKQKPKVKLAPLPACAQFLNVIESVFSGMSRAIIHNSNYQSVEECKQAINRYFEERNTFYQNNPKRAGNKLWGKERVAPKFSESNNCKDPKYLHNFK from the coding sequence ATTAAACAATTCCGCATAGGCCGATCTTCATACTATGAGTGGGAAAAAGAACTTAAAGAACATCCCGATGGAAGTACACTAAGTGGTAATCGAAAAAGAAAATTTGAAAAGGACGAATATAAAGAAGCAATATTTTCAATTCTTCACTCTCCTCCAAAAGACTACGGCTTTAATAGAACGACTTGGCGTATTCCAGATATCCATGCTGCTATGAGATCAAAAAATCTATCAATTGGAAAAAATTACATCATAAGAATTATCAAAAATCAAGGATTCAGGTTTAGGACTGCTAAAAAAGTATTGACAAGTACTGATCCTGAGTATAAAGAAAAGCTCAAACAAATTACTGCCATCCTTTCTACATTGGGACCAAATGAAAAATTCTTTTCTATTGATGAATATGGTCCATTTGCAATAAAAATGCAAGGTGGAAAATCCAGAGTTTTACCAGGACAAGGGAAAATAATTCAACAATTTCAAAAAAGCAAAGGATGGCTAATAATGACTGGTGCATTAGAATTATCAACTAACCAAATGACTCATTTTTATTCTACAAAAAAAGATACTGATGAAATGATTAGGCTTCTTGATATATTAGTATCAAAATATTCAGATCAAGATTGCATTTACTTCTCTTGGGATGCAGCATCTTGGCATGCATCAAAAAAACTTTACGAAAAAGTTGAAGAAAATAACAAAAGAAAACAAAAACCAAAAGTTAAACTTGCTCCGCTACCCGCTTGTGCACAATTTTTAAATGTAATAGAATCTGTTTTTAGTGGAATGTCAAGGGCGATTATTCATAATAGTAATTACCAATCTGTAGAAGAATGCAAGCAGGCAATAAATAGGTACTTTGAAGAAAGGAATACTTTCTACCAAAATAACCCCAAAAGAGCAGGGAATAAACTTTGGGGGAAAGAAAGAGTAGCGCCTAAATTCAGCGAAAGCAATAATTGTAAAGACCCTAAATATCTTCATAATTTCAAATAA
- a CDS encoding S46 family peptidase, whose amino-acid sequence MKKLSVLLSFVLLFNSVSFKADEGMFLVHLLGEKVYANMVKRGLKMTKEQLYSANTNSLKDAILLFGRGCTAEIVSKEGLVFTNHHCGYEAIAAASSTSHNYLRDGFWAKSKGEEIPSKGLTVQFLVKIEDVTAKVEEAIKNIPPNEISSKLNGILMEMSKKASEGSEYEVRINSFFKGNQFLQFTYQRYKDIRLVGTPPESIGKFGGDTDNWEWPRHTGDFSVFRIYMGKDGKPAEYSKDNVPFIPKRHLAVSLKGIKDGDFAMVFGYPGSTNRYETSYGVKLKVEIDNPSIVNLRDVRLKCMFAEMIKDPAVKIQIGSNYASIANYWKFFDGEAKQLTKLKVYEQKQKDEAAFEVWAKGKPEYDNLFKNFADAYEMWTPFAKHRMYIMEGINGSPLISFAASLKQLEQTLANEKSTDEQKNKLIAAVKSAHDHFMESENIKSDECILSAVLKMFYKDIPASQKPNEFFTKLEADYGKLDWEETYEKFAKNVFEKTIFLNKDKWNEFIANPSVSALKSDPAYAVASSFNDNYFDNYNKYFNEFNAQKYLLEHKYLKGVNEMKKGQAIYPDANQTMRVSYGTVGSYSPRDGVKYDYVTTLRGLKEKYKPGDYEFDAPAKLMELIEKKDYGQYIDKVHNDIVVGFITSNDITGGNSGSPIMNAKGELIGLCFDGNYEALGHKIALDKNLTRTINVDIRFVLFVIDKLGGATNIINELTLVRQ is encoded by the coding sequence ATGAAAAAGCTAAGCGTATTATTAAGTTTTGTGTTGCTGTTTAACTCAGTTTCTTTTAAAGCGGATGAAGGCATGTTTTTGGTTCATTTACTCGGCGAAAAAGTATACGCCAACATGGTGAAGCGCGGATTAAAAATGACCAAGGAACAATTGTATAGTGCAAACACAAACAGTTTAAAAGATGCTATTTTATTATTTGGCAGAGGCTGCACGGCCGAAATCGTTAGTAAGGAAGGCTTAGTGTTTACCAATCACCATTGCGGATATGAAGCCATTGCGGCAGCCAGCTCAACCAGTCATAATTATTTACGCGATGGCTTTTGGGCTAAATCAAAAGGAGAAGAAATTCCGTCAAAAGGTTTAACGGTTCAGTTTTTGGTTAAAATTGAAGATGTAACAGCAAAAGTAGAAGAAGCAATAAAAAATATTCCTCCCAATGAAATTTCCAGTAAGCTAAACGGAATTTTAATGGAAATGAGTAAAAAAGCTTCGGAAGGAAGTGAATATGAAGTTAGAATAAATTCTTTTTTTAAAGGAAATCAGTTTTTACAATTTACTTATCAGCGGTATAAAGACATCCGATTAGTTGGAACTCCGCCGGAAAGCATTGGAAAATTTGGCGGAGATACGGATAATTGGGAATGGCCACGCCATACCGGCGATTTTTCCGTATTCAGAATTTATATGGGCAAAGACGGAAAGCCTGCCGAATATTCAAAAGATAATGTTCCCTTTATTCCTAAACGTCATTTGGCGGTTTCATTAAAAGGAATAAAAGATGGTGATTTTGCCATGGTGTTTGGTTACCCCGGAAGCACAAACCGTTACGAAACATCTTATGGCGTTAAGTTAAAGGTTGAAATTGATAATCCAAGCATCGTAAATTTAAGAGACGTTAGATTAAAATGCATGTTTGCTGAAATGATTAAAGACCCGGCCGTAAAAATTCAAATTGGTAGCAATTATGCCTCTATTGCTAACTATTGGAAGTTTTTTGACGGTGAGGCCAAACAACTCACCAAATTAAAAGTGTACGAGCAAAAGCAAAAAGATGAAGCAGCTTTTGAAGTCTGGGCCAAAGGAAAACCGGAATACGATAATCTATTTAAGAATTTTGCTGATGCGTACGAAATGTGGACGCCATTTGCTAAGCATCGAATGTATATTATGGAAGGTATTAACGGTTCACCATTAATATCCTTTGCGGCTTCCTTAAAACAGTTGGAACAAACATTAGCGAATGAAAAATCCACGGATGAACAAAAAAATAAATTAATTGCAGCCGTAAAATCAGCTCATGATCATTTTATGGAATCTGAAAATATTAAATCGGATGAGTGTATATTATCGGCTGTTTTAAAAATGTTTTATAAGGATATCCCAGCATCGCAAAAACCAAATGAGTTTTTTACTAAACTGGAAGCAGATTATGGAAAATTAGATTGGGAAGAAACCTACGAGAAATTTGCCAAAAATGTGTTTGAAAAAACAATCTTTTTGAATAAAGATAAGTGGAATGAATTTATAGCTAATCCAAGTGTTAGTGCGCTAAAAAGCGACCCGGCCTATGCAGTTGCCTCATCTTTTAATGATAATTACTTTGATAATTACAATAAATATTTTAATGAATTCAACGCGCAGAAATATTTATTGGAACACAAGTATTTAAAGGGGGTAAATGAAATGAAAAAAGGTCAGGCTATTTATCCGGATGCCAATCAAACCATGCGCGTTTCATACGGCACGGTTGGTTCTTATTCTCCACGTGATGGTGTGAAGTATGATTATGTAACTACTTTAAGGGGATTAAAAGAAAAATATAAACCGGGCGATTATGAATTTGATGCTCCGGCTAAATTGATGGAATTGATAGAGAAAAAGGATTATGGGCAATACATCGATAAAGTTCATAATGATATTGTGGTAGGCTTTATTACTTCAAATGATATAACCGGCGGTAATTCAGGATCACCCATCATGAATGCCAAAGGCGAACTTATTGGTTTATGTTTTGACGGTAACTACGAAGCTTTGGGGCATAAAATTGCATTGGATAAGAATCTCACGCGTACCATTAATGTAGACATTCGCTTTGTATTATTTGTCATTGATAAATTAGGCGGGGCCACTAATATCATCAATGAATTAACGCTGGTGAGGCAATAA
- a CDS encoding DUF2238 domain-containing protein, which translates to MISTASSIERVPFKVNRLLQVSITLFIVFWLSTLIGTTNLANWMIENTLTFLFLIGLFVSYKKFKFSDLSYLIITLYLFLHVYGAKYTYAENPFGYWLKETFHLERNHYDRIVHFSFGFLLAYPMREYFQNHFQWPSWVCWILPCEITLSFSGAYEVIEWAVADLFFPEEGIAYLGTQGDIWDAQKDMGLAWLGSILIMGFVYLLKKILGKKKSL; encoded by the coding sequence ATGATTAGCACCGCTTCTTCTATTGAACGTGTTCCATTTAAAGTTAACAGACTTCTGCAAGTTAGTATAACGCTTTTCATAGTCTTCTGGCTATCAACTTTAATCGGAACTACCAATTTGGCAAATTGGATGATTGAAAACACACTCACCTTTTTATTTTTGATTGGTTTGTTTGTTTCGTATAAAAAATTCAAGTTTTCTGATTTATCCTATTTAATTATCACGCTTTATCTATTTCTTCATGTTTATGGCGCTAAATATACTTATGCTGAAAATCCGTTCGGGTATTGGTTAAAAGAAACATTTCATTTGGAAAGAAATCACTACGATCGCATTGTGCATTTTAGTTTTGGGTTTTTATTGGCCTATCCCATGCGTGAATATTTTCAAAATCATTTTCAATGGCCGTCTTGGGTGTGTTGGATTTTGCCTTGCGAAATTACACTTTCTTTCAGCGGAGCTTATGAAGTGATAGAGTGGGCGGTAGCCGATTTATTTTTTCCGGAGGAGGGAATTGCGTATTTAGGAACACAAGGAGATATTTGGGATGCTCAGAAAGATATGGGTTTAGCTTGGCTGGGGTCAATATTAATTATGGGTTTTGTGTATTTACTTAAAAAAATATTAGGCAAAAAAAAATCCCTGTAA
- a CDS encoding helix-turn-helix transcriptional regulator, with protein sequence MKRIGEIIRELREQKSLLLRQVAAEIEIDQALLSKIERNERMPTRDHIKRFAKFFGKDENELLVAFLSDKLVYEVQDEEVALKAMQVAERKINYIIKNKNGK encoded by the coding sequence TTGAAAAGAATAGGCGAAATAATTAGGGAATTGAGAGAACAGAAATCTCTTTTACTCAGACAAGTTGCTGCGGAAATAGAAATTGACCAAGCCTTGCTAAGTAAAATTGAGCGAAACGAAAGAATGCCCACAAGAGACCACATAAAACGGTTTGCAAAATTTTTCGGCAAAGACGAGAACGAACTACTTGTTGCATTTCTAAGTGACAAATTAGTTTATGAAGTACAAGACGAAGAAGTAGCTTTAAAAGCTATGCAGGTGGCAGAAAGAAAAATTAATTATATCATCAAAAACAAAAATGGTAAATAA
- a CDS encoding TIR domain-containing protein, whose amino-acid sequence MWPILIGAGLVALIARAFSDDSEPSKKRTTKTEKNKIFISFAIEDEISRDHLVKQAKLERSPFSFVDMSVKEPWNNDEWKRKCRTKIKRCDGMIVLLSKNTWHSSGARWEIKCAKEEGVPVIGMHIRKNDQGAIPPELKGKKIITWTWGNLEKTLNSIK is encoded by the coding sequence ATGTGGCCAATATTAATAGGAGCAGGATTAGTAGCATTAATTGCTAGAGCGTTTTCAGATGATTCAGAACCATCTAAGAAACGAACAACTAAAACTGAAAAAAATAAAATTTTCATAAGCTTTGCTATTGAAGATGAAATTTCTCGTGACCATCTTGTTAAACAAGCGAAATTGGAAAGATCACCATTTAGTTTTGTAGATATGTCCGTGAAAGAACCTTGGAATAATGATGAATGGAAAAGAAAGTGCCGAACAAAAATTAAAAGATGTGACGGCATGATTGTTCTTTTGAGCAAAAATACTTGGCATTCAAGCGGTGCAAGATGGGAAATAAAATGTGCAAAAGAAGAAGGAGTGCCAGTGATTGGAATGCATATAAGAAAGAATGACCAAGGGGCGATACCTCCTGAACTAAAAGGAAAAAAGATAATTACATGGACTTGGGGGAACTTAGAAAAGACTTTAAACTCGATTAAATAA
- a CDS encoding restriction endonuclease, producing the protein MSKLDDAKKILKELGLPTAQQNDTSAYTLLALCGIKPRDKWIKATRTSQKVSKGIMAFVHEVYSKEYAPNSRETFRRQVLHQFVQARIADYNPDNPKLPVNSPNAHYALTQGALDAIKTFGTKDWKKAVDKFILEEGDLSKKYKKERKQILIPVKLSNGKTLKLSSGKHNEVQAAIVHNFAARFANGGSVLYLGDTAKKDLYVDEKMLKELGIPVNQHSKLPDVIIYDHTKNWLFLIEAVTSHGPVSPKRVVELEEFLKNCKAGKIYVTAFPDFAEFKKHSNNIAWETEVWLADVPEHMIHFNGDRFMGPR; encoded by the coding sequence ATGAGTAAACTAGACGATGCAAAAAAGATTTTGAAAGAACTTGGTCTGCCAACAGCGCAGCAAAATGATACTTCTGCGTATACGCTTTTAGCTTTATGCGGTATTAAACCAAGAGATAAATGGATTAAAGCTACAAGAACAAGTCAGAAAGTTTCAAAAGGAATTATGGCTTTTGTACACGAAGTTTACAGTAAAGAATATGCTCCCAATTCTCGTGAAACTTTTCGCAGACAAGTATTACATCAATTTGTTCAAGCAAGAATTGCAGATTACAATCCTGATAATCCTAAACTACCCGTAAATAGTCCGAATGCTCACTACGCATTGACACAAGGCGCATTGGATGCCATCAAGACTTTTGGAACGAAAGATTGGAAGAAAGCAGTTGACAAATTCATATTAGAAGAAGGCGATCTATCTAAAAAGTATAAAAAGGAACGAAAACAGATTTTAATACCGGTTAAACTAAGCAATGGTAAAACTTTAAAATTGTCATCCGGAAAACACAATGAAGTTCAAGCAGCTATAGTTCACAATTTTGCTGCCCGTTTTGCAAATGGTGGTTCTGTTTTATATTTAGGCGACACCGCTAAAAAAGATTTATACGTTGACGAAAAAATGCTGAAAGAATTAGGCATTCCAGTAAATCAGCATAGTAAACTTCCCGATGTTATTATTTATGACCACACGAAAAACTGGCTATTTTTAATTGAAGCAGTTACTTCACACGGTCCTGTTTCTCCGAAGCGAGTTGTTGAACTCGAAGAATTTTTAAAGAATTGCAAAGCAGGAAAGATTTATGTAACAGCGTTTCCTGATTTCGCTGAATTCAAAAAGCATTCAAACAATATTGCTTGGGAAACTGAAGTATGGTTGGCAGATGTGCCAGAACATATGATTCACTTTAATGGTGATCGATTTATGGGACCGAGATAA